One Deinococcus cellulosilyticus NBRC 106333 = KACC 11606 genomic window carries:
- a CDS encoding D-2-hydroxyacid dehydrogenase, whose amino-acid sequence MVSGHVELPDLQGIEWVKVFPDQDLPVAVTEAEGLVLWTLSRDFVRRLLENAHSLKWIQTLTAGVDHVLAMNLPEHITLYRAPNLHEELVTEHTLALLLGIARRLHVLRDQQREHRWTHPHPFGSIHSRHVVIWGYGNIGRAVGNVLKVMGAHVTGVRTQRGTDGAVPIITPAEFERVLPETDYLVMILPSTPETRHVLNREVLELLPPHAWVVNVGRGDAVNQNDLLVALQQDHIAGAALDVTTPEPLPADHPFWESAQCDPDPSCGLPERQAAGQDAGIHAGQSVPAGCR is encoded by the coding sequence ATGGTGTCGGGCCATGTGGAACTCCCTGACCTGCAAGGCATCGAATGGGTAAAGGTCTTTCCTGATCAGGACCTTCCAGTTGCCGTGACAGAAGCGGAAGGGCTGGTGCTCTGGACGCTCAGCCGGGATTTTGTGCGGCGTCTGCTGGAAAACGCCCACAGCTTGAAGTGGATTCAGACGCTGACCGCTGGTGTGGACCATGTCCTCGCCATGAACCTTCCAGAGCACATCACCCTGTATCGGGCACCAAACCTGCATGAAGAACTGGTGACAGAGCACACGCTCGCTTTGCTGCTTGGCATTGCCCGCAGGCTTCATGTGCTCAGGGACCAGCAACGTGAGCACCGCTGGACCCACCCCCATCCTTTCGGGTCGATCCATTCCCGCCATGTGGTGATCTGGGGGTACGGGAACATTGGACGGGCAGTGGGCAATGTTCTCAAGGTGATGGGAGCACATGTCACAGGTGTTCGGACCCAGAGGGGGACAGACGGAGCAGTGCCCATCATCACCCCTGCGGAGTTTGAACGGGTCCTGCCTGAAACGGACTATCTGGTGATGATCTTGCCCAGCACCCCTGAAACCCGGCATGTCCTGAACCGTGAAGTGCTTGAATTGCTTCCTCCCCATGCCTGGGTGGTGAACGTGGGCAGGGGAGATGCCGTCAACCAGAATGACCTGCTTGTGGCCTTACAACAAGACCACATTGCGGGTGCAGCGCTCGATGTGACCACTCCTGAGCCCCTTCCAGCCGATCACCCCTTCTGGGAATCTGCCCAATGTGATCCTGACCCCTCATGTGGCCTCCCAGAGCGACAGGCTGCAGGGCAAGATGCGGGAATTCATGCTGGACAATCTGTCCCGGCTGGCTGCAGGTGA
- a CDS encoding GNAT family N-acetyltransferase, whose amino-acid sequence MQIRYGRVELKRITELTVADWRLMHAFFRDRELADWNGARPVRLPLWLFKRILLEEEQAGDKWGFGIYTEGRLIGSVELYHLQPAFPVQPTQGTLGIMIGDRTLLGHGYGREALMALAVYAFQQLQPPLDRIRLTTFLHNVRAQRCFARVGFQVKSHAQKGDSTSVNMELTRLDFLKQLQSGGEVL is encoded by the coding sequence ATGCAGATCCGTTATGGCCGGGTGGAATTGAAGCGCATCACCGAACTGACAGTGGCCGACTGGCGGCTCATGCATGCTTTTTTCAGGGACCGTGAACTGGCAGACTGGAACGGGGCCCGTCCAGTTCGGCTTCCTCTCTGGCTGTTTAAGCGCATTTTGCTGGAGGAGGAGCAGGCGGGAGACAAGTGGGGATTTGGCATCTACACCGAAGGTCGCCTGATCGGTTCAGTCGAACTCTACCACCTGCAACCTGCGTTTCCTGTGCAGCCCACCCAGGGAACGCTGGGGATCATGATAGGGGACAGAACCCTGCTGGGCCATGGTTATGGCCGTGAAGCACTGATGGCTCTGGCAGTCTATGCTTTTCAGCAATTGCAGCCTCCGCTGGATCGGATTCGCCTGACCACTTTTCTGCACAATGTGCGAGCGCAGCGCTGTTTTGCCCGGGTGGGGTTTCAGGTGAAGAGCCATGCCCAGAAGGGAGATTCCACCAGTGTCAACATGGAACTGACCCGCCTTGATTTCCTGAAGCAACTGCAATCCGGGGGAGAGGTCCTGTGA
- the panD gene encoding aspartate 1-decarboxylase yields the protein MERIMFRAKIHRATVTQADLDYVGSITIDSDLLELADILPNERVDIYNITNGNRLSTYALRGARGSGVIGINGAAAHLVKPGDLVIIAAYGNFTEEEARNLTPRVVHVDQNNKPLLVGA from the coding sequence GTGGAACGCATCATGTTTCGAGCCAAAATCCATCGGGCCACGGTGACCCAGGCTGACCTGGATTATGTGGGCTCCATCACCATCGATTCTGACCTGCTGGAACTCGCAGACATCCTGCCGAATGAGCGGGTGGACATTTACAACATCACCAATGGCAACCGACTTTCCACCTATGCGCTGCGTGGGGCCAGGGGAAGTGGGGTCATCGGGATCAATGGGGCTGCGGCCCATCTGGTCAAACCTGGAGATCTGGTGATCATCGCAGCATATGGCAACTTCACTGAAGAGGAAGCCAGGAACCTCACTCCAAGAGTGGTGCATGTGGACCAGAACAACAAACCCTTGCTGGTGGGGGCATGA
- a CDS encoding Rqc2 family fibronectin-binding protein, producing MPLATRGWVFPSETSAALYLEGLGFLVLEYAPPTPALYFSRDRLQGEARNPFQRFMASKVQGELVRAEQLKLDRVVVFHFSGAKGFIDAPPTRLLFEVTGRNANLLILETGEGFAGKILMAAREITGSRNRYRVVRSGGSYTPPPPYEKLDPRTLQLEDLEVLAERPLLKARDVLDGLGPTLLSELSRRSGIGLSEVVGDRIPVVFSAVKSLVEDPSVAQGSLSEQARDVSQAEQAEAIRKSLREVLQKRLKVLHEQLMDVRRAEQGAETALQERAWADLLMAYQHQVPEGATGVELPDFETGERVQVPLKPDQKPWQNADRLYARARKREDVYLRLLEREPQLLQEQQELQVLLEQVMQADLPRLKQWEQQILGAETSTKNTVQVGARYRIGGFEVLVGRNSTENEMLTHRIGKSMDHWFHAQGYPGSHVLVRSGGKELPFDVVLKVAALAAHFSKARESGNVPVDYTRIKHVWRPKGAGKGQVHYTQQKTVFVDPALPEAVM from the coding sequence GGTCTGGGTTTTCTGGTGCTGGAATATGCACCTCCCACGCCTGCGTTGTATTTTTCACGTGACCGTCTTCAGGGTGAAGCGCGCAATCCATTTCAACGCTTCATGGCATCAAAAGTGCAAGGAGAGTTGGTTCGGGCGGAACAGCTCAAGTTGGATCGTGTGGTGGTGTTTCACTTCTCAGGAGCAAAGGGTTTCATTGATGCCCCACCCACCAGACTGCTTTTTGAGGTCACTGGACGCAACGCCAACCTGTTGATCCTGGAGACAGGAGAGGGATTTGCTGGAAAAATCCTGATGGCTGCCAGGGAGATCACTGGCAGCCGCAACCGTTACCGGGTGGTGCGGTCTGGAGGCAGTTATACGCCTCCTCCGCCTTATGAAAAGCTCGATCCTCGAACCCTGCAACTGGAGGACCTTGAGGTTCTCGCTGAGCGTCCACTGCTGAAGGCCAGAGACGTGCTGGATGGTCTGGGGCCCACTCTGCTGTCCGAGTTGAGCAGACGCTCGGGGATTGGTCTCTCTGAAGTGGTCGGCGACCGCATTCCAGTGGTGTTTTCTGCAGTGAAGTCCCTGGTGGAAGACCCCAGTGTTGCCCAGGGTTCACTTTCGGAGCAGGCCAGAGATGTTTCCCAGGCCGAGCAGGCAGAGGCCATTCGCAAGTCCCTCAGAGAAGTGTTGCAGAAAAGGCTTAAAGTTCTCCATGAACAATTGATGGATGTCAGACGTGCAGAGCAGGGAGCAGAAACAGCCCTGCAAGAGCGGGCCTGGGCAGATTTGCTGATGGCGTACCAGCATCAGGTTCCAGAGGGTGCAACTGGCGTGGAACTTCCTGATTTTGAGACAGGGGAGAGGGTTCAAGTCCCACTCAAGCCAGACCAGAAACCCTGGCAGAATGCAGATCGTCTGTATGCCCGTGCCCGCAAAAGGGAAGATGTGTATCTCAGATTGCTGGAGCGTGAACCCCAGTTGCTGCAGGAGCAACAAGAACTGCAAGTCCTGCTGGAACAGGTGATGCAGGCAGATCTGCCCAGACTGAAGCAATGGGAACAGCAAATTCTGGGAGCAGAAACTTCCACCAAAAACACGGTTCAGGTGGGAGCGAGATACCGGATTGGGGGTTTCGAGGTGCTGGTGGGGCGCAATTCCACAGAGAATGAAATGCTCACCCACCGCATTGGCAAGAGCATGGATCACTGGTTTCATGCCCAGGGTTATCCGGGTTCCCATGTGCTGGTTCGATCTGGTGGCAAAGAGCTTCCCTTTGATGTGGTCCTGAAGGTGGCTGCACTGGCAGCACACTTTTCCAAGGCCAGAGAGTCAGGGAATGTACCTGTGGATTACACCCGCATCAAGCATGTCTGGCGGCCAAAAGGGGCAGGGAAGGGGCAGGTGCACTACACCCAGCAGAAGACCGTGTTTGTGGACCCAGCCTTGCCAGAAGCCGTCATGTGA